In the [Clostridium] colinum genome, one interval contains:
- a CDS encoding B12-binding domain-containing radical SAM protein, translating into MINIKNLLVAINAKYIHTSLAVRSIYAYCKENNTDIHIEEFTINNDEDVIINKIYEEKPDILGFSCYIWNINIVLDIISTIKKLLPNTTIFVGGPEVSYDYDYLFEKGVDIVCIGEGEQTVKEIIDKFNNVKCIDKSFEEIDGIAFKFYNNIIVTKDRELLQLDKIPFVYEEGLNGTENKILYYEASRGCPYTCQYCLSSLEKGLRFLSEERVKKDLKFFLQNNVKQVKFVDRTFNCNKKFALLIWNYLIDNDNGVTNFHFEISADIIDDDMINTLKKARVGLFQFEIGVQSTNEVTLEAIKRKTNLQKLFDKVGKIKELKNIHQHLDLIAGLPFEDYEIFKTSFNNVFNIYPEQFQLGFLKLLKGSGLRINADKYGIVYKDKAPYEVLYTKFIDYEQMNIIRNIEEMVETYYNSGKAINTIKYGIKFFESPFDFFEKLASYWKNNNYFNVSHSKMKLYEIMYNFLNNLNNINKDILNEIIKFDIMLNDNLKSLPLWIKTEYNSSFKEKERTFYNNKENIEKYVPHLQNYDSKQISRMCYFEKFNIDIENMINSNFEQINKGETYMLFDYYTKNDLIYKVKYYYLERGNFNETC; encoded by the coding sequence GTGATTAATATAAAAAATTTATTAGTTGCAATAAATGCAAAATATATACATACATCTTTAGCGGTAAGAAGCATATATGCATATTGTAAAGAAAATAATACAGATATACATATAGAAGAATTTACTATAAATAATGATGAAGATGTTATTATAAATAAAATATATGAAGAAAAGCCCGATATTTTAGGATTTTCTTGTTATATATGGAATATAAACATAGTTTTAGATATAATATCTACAATTAAAAAACTTTTACCTAATACAACAATATTTGTAGGTGGACCAGAGGTAAGTTATGATTATGATTACCTTTTTGAAAAAGGGGTAGATATAGTTTGCATTGGAGAAGGGGAGCAAACTGTAAAAGAAATTATAGATAAATTTAACAATGTAAAATGTATAGATAAATCATTTGAAGAAATAGATGGAATAGCTTTTAAATTTTATAATAACATTATTGTAACAAAAGATAGAGAATTATTACAATTAGATAAAATACCTTTTGTTTATGAAGAAGGACTTAATGGTACTGAAAATAAAATATTATATTATGAAGCATCTAGAGGTTGCCCTTATACTTGTCAGTATTGTTTATCATCTTTAGAAAAAGGGCTTAGATTTTTAAGTGAAGAAAGGGTAAAAAAAGATTTAAAGTTTTTTTTACAAAATAATGTAAAGCAAGTAAAATTTGTAGATAGAACATTTAATTGTAACAAAAAATTTGCTTTATTAATATGGAATTATTTAATAGATAATGATAATGGTGTTACAAATTTTCATTTTGAAATATCAGCAGATATAATAGATGATGATATGATAAATACGTTAAAAAAAGCACGAGTTGGCCTTTTCCAATTTGAAATAGGGGTACAGTCTACAAATGAGGTTACATTAGAAGCTATAAAAAGAAAAACTAACTTACAAAAGCTTTTTGATAAAGTAGGAAAAATAAAAGAGTTAAAAAATATACATCAGCATTTAGATTTAATAGCAGGATTACCTTTTGAAGACTATGAAATATTTAAAACTTCTTTTAATAATGTTTTTAATATATATCCAGAGCAGTTTCAATTAGGATTTTTAAAACTTTTAAAAGGATCTGGGCTTAGGATAAATGCAGACAAATATGGTATTGTATATAAAGATAAAGCACCATATGAGGTATTATATACAAAGTTTATAGATTATGAACAAATGAATATAATTAGAAATATAGAAGAAATGGTAGAAACTTACTATAACTCAGGTAAAGCTATTAATACAATAAAATATGGCATAAAATTTTTTGAATCACCATTTGATTTTTTTGAAAAATTAGCATCATATTGGAAAAATAATAATTATTTTAATGTTAGCCATAGTAAAATGAAATTATATGAGATAATGTACAATTTTTTAAATAACTTAAATAATATTAACAAAGATATACTAAATGAAATTATAAAATTTGATATTATGTTAAATGATAATTTAAAAAGTTTGCCTTTATGGATAAAGACAGAGTATAATAGTAGTTTTAAAGAAAAAGAAAGAACATTTTATAATAATAAAGAAAATATAGAAAAATATGTACCTCATTTACAAAATTATGATTCAAAACAAATTAGTAGAATGTGTTATTTTGAAAAATTTAATATTGATATAGAAAATATGATAAATAGTAATTTTGAGCAAATAAATAAAGGTGAAACATATATGTTATTTGATTATTACACAAAAAATGATTTAATATATAAGGTTAAATATTACTATTTAGAAAGAGGTAATTTTAATGAGACTTGCTGA
- a CDS encoding TSUP family transporter — protein sequence MLVPSLEKFLKMEEHKAHSTAIAIVLPLSIVSIFIYCKGVNIDIKSVVIISLGGLLGGLLGAKYLKKIPSNWLHKIFGLFMLIGAWRLIL from the coding sequence ATTTTAGTACCAAGTCTTGAAAAATTTTTAAAAATGGAAGAACACAAAGCACACTCTACAGCAATAGCTATTGTTTTACCTTTATCAATAGTTAGTATCTTTATATATTGTAAAGGGGTAAATATAGATATTAAATCAGTAGTAATTATATCTCTAGGTGGGTTACTAGGTGGTCTTTTAGGTGCTAAATATTTAAAAAAGATACCGTCTAATTGGCTTCATAAAATATTTGGACTATTTATGCTAATTGGAGCTTGGAGACTTATTTTATGA
- a CDS encoding sulfite exporter TauE/SafE family protein — translation MIWLFLIGLMSGILSGMGIGGGSILIPALTLLFGYEQKIAQNINLLYFIPTAVIAIFVHNKNKTIEKEGLLKIILFGLIGAIIGSIVAINLKGEILKKIFGWFLLFMGISEVLKGKEAKKWN, via the coding sequence ATGATTTGGTTATTTTTAATTGGTTTAATGTCTGGAATTTTAAGTGGTATGGGCATAGGTGGTGGGTCTATTTTAATACCAGCACTTACATTACTTTTTGGATATGAACAAAAAATAGCACAAAATATTAATTTATTATATTTTATACCTACAGCTGTTATAGCTATTTTTGTTCATAATAAAAATAAAACTATTGAAAAAGAAGGCCTTTTAAAGATAATATTATTTGGATTAATAGGTGCTATAATAGGTTCTATTGTTGCAATAAACTTAAAAGGAGAAATACTTAAAAAAATTTTTGGTTGGTTTTTATTGTTTATGGGAATAAGTGAAGTATTAAAAGGAAAAGAGGCAAAAAAATGGAATTAA
- the nth gene encoding endonuclease III yields the protein MRLAERVKEVTRLLDEYYKTEDKCYLNHSTPYELLIATMLSAQCTDDRVNIVTEKLFKKYTTLESFASADLSEMEQDVKPTGFYHNKAKNIILATRRLLEVYDGQVPDSIEDLTSLAGVGRKTANVVRSHIFNIPSVVVDTHVKRISKKLGLVKGDDPVKIEFELMKILPKEHWIRYNTQVIAHGRAICKARNPNCTICFMQNCCKEYEKIEKKNKK from the coding sequence ATGAGACTTGCTGAAAGAGTTAAAGAAGTTACAAGACTTTTAGATGAGTATTATAAAACAGAAGATAAATGTTATTTAAATCACTCTACACCATATGAGCTTTTAATAGCAACTATGCTTAGTGCACAATGTACAGATGATAGAGTAAATATTGTAACAGAAAAACTTTTTAAAAAATATACTACTTTAGAAAGTTTTGCATCGGCAGATTTATCAGAAATGGAGCAAGATGTAAAACCAACTGGATTTTATCATAATAAAGCAAAAAATATAATTTTAGCTACAAGAAGACTTTTAGAGGTTTATGATGGACAAGTTCCAGATAGTATAGAAGATTTAACAAGCTTAGCAGGTGTAGGCAGAAAAACGGCCAATGTTGTAAGAAGTCATATTTTTAATATACCTAGTGTTGTTGTAGATACACATGTTAAACGTATATCTAAAAAACTAGGACTTGTAAAAGGTGATGACCCAGTAAAAATAGAGTTTGAGCTTATGAAAATATTACCTAAAGAGCATTGGATAAGATATAATACTCAAGTTATAGCTCATGGTAGAGCTATATGTAAAGCTAGAAATCCTAATTGTACTATATGTTTTATGCAAAATTGTTGTAAAGAATATGAAAAAATAGAAAAGAAAAATAAAAAATAG